AGGGAATGGGAGCAGGGTTATGCCAGTCCCAAAGGAAATGGGAGCAGGGATAACTCAATCCCAAAGGAAACAGGACCAAGAATATCCCAAGGGAATGGGACCAGGGATTTCAGGGACAGCCCAATTACAAAGTGAATGGCCCCAATCCCAAAGGAAATGGGAGTAGGGATATCTGAATCCCAAAGGAAATAGGAGCAGAGATTTCAGGGACAGACCAATCCCACAGGAAATGGGACCAGGGACTTCAGGGATATCCTAATCCCAAAGGAaatggcagcagggacacccaAGGGAGACCCAGGGTCTGGAACCTCATCGGGGTCACATCCGGGAGCGTTTTGGCCATGGTGGCTCCAGAATTCTAAGGAGGGAATGCCAAGGAcatcccaggagctgctttttccaggggattttgggaaggaggaggtgCCATCAGTCTGACCTCGAGCTGGCCCAAAATCcatggagagagggaggaaaaaaaatgcaaaacccaCACGGGAATAATTTTCCGTGGGGAGAATCCCAGTCCGGGAGGGCACCAGTCCTATTTGTGGCTGTTGTAGGCCTTGTGCCGCTGGTTCATGGGGTTTTCCGGGGATTTCATCCACTCCTTCTTGAGCAGCTGCCGGAGCTGGCTCAGCCGCATGTTGGGATTGTCCCGCTTGAGgcgtggcagctgcagctcctcgaAGGCAGCGAAGGCGGCGCGGAGCCGGCGCTCGGGGTGAcgctccaggggctgggagacgctgggagggagggagagacgGAGTGGACACGTTGCCCAGGGCATGGATACGGTGCCCAGGAGatgggggacagggatggacacggTGCCCAAggcttggggacagggatggggacagggatggacatgGTCCTGAGGGGATGGCCCAATTCCAAAGGAAACAGCACCATGGATACCCCAACCCCACGGGATTCCCCCATCCCAATCCCCTCCTCTCTGGATCCTGGGGATTCCCAGCCCCCCGGCAGGGTTTTGGGGCTCATCCGTGGGGAACCCCAGCAGGAAGGGTTTGAGGTCACACCTGAGGGCTGCGATGGCGTCCTCGATGCTGCGTGCCTCCACCGCGCCCTCCTCGGGCACGCGCCGGTTCAGGTTCTCCTCCAGAGGCAATTCCAGGTGGGatttctccttctccactgctgggaaaagcaggaatgctGTCAGAGGGAGGGGTTCCTGTGGGAAAACTTAGATATCCCTTAAAAAACTCCAGGTTTTCCCTCCCTctggaaaagccatttttccctcttaaaaaaatctaaatttccCTGTAAAAAcatctgttttttcctctggaattttccctctggaaaactcaggtttttttcccccaagaacCTCAGTTTTCCCTATGGACAACTCTGATTTTACCCTAAAAAACCTGGGTTTCCCTCTGGAAAGGTCAATTTCCCTCTAAAAACCTCcattttccctctggaaaactcacattttttcctctaaaaaactccccttttcctctgtaaaattcttattttccttcaaaaatctggaaaagaccaattccaggtgggatttctccttctccagggttttttgggggggacaATTCCAGGGAACGGGAATTCCAAGCCGCCTGCAGCCTTTTTCAAGGTTTCCCCTGGAAaatcagcagctccctgccctcacAATTCCCAGGGGATTCCCAAACCTGCATCcgcattttccttctgctgctgctccttgcgGACATTCTCCTCAATCTGGGCCCGGGTGATTTTCCCGGGATTTCCCTGCTTGGGAGTTTTTCCTTTGAGTTTGgaatcctcctcctccagcagccgcTGCAGCTCCTTCCGGCGTTCCACCTGCTCCAGGCGCCGCTTCTCCCGCTCCTCCTGGGAGTGGCACACGGATCCCCTCAGTTCCCAAAATTCCAGAGGGGTCAAACCAGCCCCAGGAATTTGAGAATTCCCAGGGACGTCACCCTCTGGAGTGCCAAGACAATCCCAGGaagttttcccattttaatGGAGGGAGGTTGGGAGGGGAGATCCATCATTGCCACAGGCTTGGGAGccatggatggatccatggatggatggatggatattCCTCCTCTCATTCCCAGGCTTTTTACTCCTCTCCTCCATCTCCCAGagtttctcctcctctccctcaaTCCCAGGattgtttttcctctcattctcAGGGCCCTTCCTTCACCCATCCCaaggctgctcctctcccctaTTCCCAAGgtcttccctcctctccctcacccccagagtttttattttttttctctcattcccagagtttttccttcctctcattcccaggcttttcctcctctccctcattCCCAGGATCGCTTTTCCTCTCATTCCCAGGGCTCTTTCTTCCTCATTCCAAGGCTGTTCCTCTCCCTCATTTCCTTCAGTTCTTTCTCCTCTCATTCCCAGAGTTTTCCCTCTCCAGGATTTTGGGGCATTCCcaccttcctctgctccttcctcagGACGTGTTTGTCCTCGTCCTTCCAGAGCtcatcctccagctcctgctgccgcCGCGCCTCTGCCGCCGCCTTGGCCTCGGCCCTGCGGGCACGCGCCGCCGCCGACTTGCTGTTCTCCCCCTGGAATTTCTTGGGCATCCCTCAAACCCtctggaaaacagggaacatTTGGCTCAGGACACAGGGTTTTCATGGATCTGGagagggtttggtttgggttttttaaatggggttttttggttggttggtggtttgtttttttttttttttttttttttttttttttttttttttttttttttttaatggtgtcCGAGGTCAGAGCTTGGAGTTTGCAGTCCTGGAAATCGACAGCGATAGGGATTCCAAACTTTCCCAAGATTTCCTTTCCCAGGTTCTCTCAGGAatcctccagccctttcccagctccctcaggaactCTCCAGCCTCTTCTCATATCCCTCAGGAACTgtccagccccttccccctggagttTGGAGatttgggaggggggaaaaagtcCCTAAAACTGAACACTGTAGCAGGGTAAAAACCTGGGATCCTTCCCCCACAATTCATTCCAACCTCAGATTGGGATAAACCTGTGATAAATTCCTCAGATTTCCTCAGTTTCCAGATTCTGGCTGATCCCAAAGGAATCTGCTCCCTCCAGGCCAAATTCCAGCCTCCCACCTCATGGAAAAGGCACCTGGATGTCCAAAAAAAGCCCCTCAGGAGTCAGGAAAAAACAGGATTGAGGCACCTCTATCCCAATCCAGGGGGATCCAGAGGGAGGTGAGAAATGCCTTTAATTTGGATAAACAGCCCACAAAATGGGCTGAGATTGTTATCCAGGGTGGGAAAAGCCAAATCCAAGGCAAACGGGGGCTTTAAAATCACCAAACacgagggggaaaaaaattgcagctgtGGGAACTCTGGGGTTGAATCTCCACTTTTAATGGCACATAattcttaatgaaattaaaaatggcAGAGTGGGGCTGCTCCATTCCCAAGCTTTTCCCAGCCTGAGATGGATTACATCCTTTCTCCTGCCTGGAACATCCTCGGAGCTGTCATAAAATCCCTTTTCTTGCATTTTGACCCCTTCTAAAATCCTTTTCTGGCATTTTTACCCTTCCTAAAATCCTTTTGCTCGCACTTTTACCCTTCCTAAAATCCCCTTTCCTGCACTTAGTTCTTctaaaaatccctttttcctGCACTTTTTACCATGCCtgaaatccccttttcctgcACTTGGACCCTTCCTAAAATTTTTCCTGCACTTTGacccttcccaaaatcccttttccccaccTCCGAACCTTCCCAAGGAGTGGGATCCGGGCAGGGCCTCACCTgaggggaagggggcggggggAACAAAAAGAGACACCCAGGCCTGGCTCACCCTCCCAGGCCTCCCCGCCCCGTCACCCGCCGGCTTTCCCCAGTGTCCCCGCTCCCTCCGGTGCCGGCGCTTTCCCCTCACTCCCGTCCCAGGCCCGTCCCGGTCCCTCAGCCCCGAACCGGCCCCGCTCCTACCGGGCCCCACCGCCCTGCCTGTCGCGCGCTTTATGCGTCATCACCGCGAGCCGTCACCTCCCCCATGGTGGTGCCATGTTTGCTGAGGGCATGGCCTGGCACGGCTTTGCTCGTTCTTTGCAGCAGCGGCGTcggagcagcagaaggagcGGCAGAACGGGCGGAGACCCCCCATTCAAGGCGGCGATAGCAGCGCCGTGGAAAAAAATCCGCGAGGAACCCGCGCAAGGCCCGCTGCCGCCGgcggctctgcccagctcaaAGATGGCCGCGCCCAGAGCGGCTCCTGAGGGATGGGCGCGGCCAATGCGCCATACAGCAGGGCTTGAAAGGGCGGGACCGCTGTCAGATGGGTGGCCGAGGCTTAAAGGGGCGGGGCCTTTTGTCGCCCGCGGGAGTTCGTGTGGTCACCTGGGTGAGTGGAGCTTGGCCGGGCATGGCTATTGTCACCAGTGTGGGCGTGTCTCACCAGAGCAGGTCttgttttccaaattttcccCACACCTGCCAATGACCCCCCCCCCACCATTCCAGCCACATCACCTGAGGGACAGCAGCCTTGTCCCCTCCCTGTTACCCCCAAGGACAGGCTCCATCCAGGACCAGCAGCTCCTTTATTGGGGCCAGCACCATGTCCCcaccccgctgtccccgtgtcTCCACGCTGTCCTTGTGTCCTCACGCTATTCTTTgtgtccccacactgtcccctAGACGTCGGTCTCGGTGACAGTGCCACCCCTGGGGGGGTCACATGGGGCTGTGCCCTCCCCGTctggcttctccagcagcacctgggtCACTCGGGCCTTGTCCTCATCCCCGGGGCTGTTGTCACCCTTGGGGATATCCAAGGTCGTGGCCCTGATGATGTCCCACCACAGCACACCCTGGGGACGGTGGCTCTCctgggctggccctgctgggaggggacaTGGTGATAGGGAGTGACACGGGCAGGGTGACAGGCACAGGGTGACAGGGCACGGTGACCAGGAGGAGTGGCAGGGACAGGATGACAGGGATGTGTGACAGGCACAGGgtgacagggtgacagtgagggggtgacagggacagggtgacaAGTACAGGGTGACAGGGTGATAGGGAGGGGGTGACAGGAAGGGGTGACAAGGAAGGGTGGCAGAGGGGGTGACAGGAATGGGGTCACAGAGAAGGGTGACAAGGAGGAGTGACAGGGAGGGGGTGGCAGGatgacagggacagggtgacagGTGACAGGAGGGAAGTGGCAGGGTGACAGGTGACAGGGCCTCACCTGGCAGCAGGCTGAGCAGGGCCCCTGTCCCCATGGTGCCCAGTGTCCCCAAGGCGCCGTAGTACAGGTAGGACACAGAGTAGAACTCACCCAGGatggatgggctgggagggcacaGCGTGTGACATTACAGGCAACAGGGACATTGATATGGTGTCACagtcagcagggacaggggtgtgACATCACAGGGAATGGGGACTGGCGTGTGACATCATAAGGGACAAAGGAAGCAGTGTGACATCATAAGGGACAGGAACAGCAGTGTGatgtcacagccagcagggaaaGTGGTATAATGTCACAGTGAACAAGGACACGGGTGTGACatcacaggggacagggacagtggtgTGACGTTGCAGCCAGCAGGGACAACGATGTGACATCACAGAGAACAAGGACAGAGGTGTGCCACCtcaggggacagggatgtgcGACCccaggggacagtgacaggactgTTCCACACCAGGGGtcagggacagggctgtgccactccGGGGGATAGGGACAGGTTTGTACCACCCCAAGGGACAGTGACAGGGCTGTGCcaccccaggggacagggcaaCCCccgtgctgtccccagcccttctCACCGCAGCGGCTCCGGTGGCAGCGTGGGCAGGGCGGTGCCGCTGGTGGCGTTGGTGACATTGCGGGGTGGGCACAGTGTGCTCGAGGAGGGCAGCACCCCCATGGTGGCTGCGCTGGGTGGGTACAGGGTGGCACCTATGGCCACCCACAGGGACAGTGCCAGCCCCACGGCCAGGCCACCCAGCACCCCCTGTGACAGGACAGAgacggggacaggggacaaggGATTGGACAGTGATAGGGACAGAGAACATGGACAGGAatagggatggggacagggaaggggatggggacaggaacagggacatGGGCTGGGGGGTAAGCAGGCCCtgggggggctgcagcccccccccccccccaaaaatcccaaatatccCCGTGGCCCCGATGAATGGCAGAACACCCCCACCCAAAATCCTCCCATTCCCAAAATGTTCTTCCACCAAGACCCCAACCCCAAAATCCTTCCCATTCAAAaatgccccaaatcccccaaaccccaactgccacccccaaaacaccaattccccaaaaccccaaaatcccccaacCCCCAAACTGGAActccaaacccccaaacccaacgCCAAGCCTGCACTCACGGCGGTCCCGCAGCGGGGCACGAACATTCCCAGCACGAAGGCGCCCAGCAGGGGCCCGCTGATCACCCCCATCACTGTGAAGGAGCCCTGTGGAGATTTGGGGTCTCGGCAGATTTGGGGTCTGGGAGAGCTCCAGGGGGTGCCTGGCACTGCACCAAACCCCCTCCTTGAGCGCTCTCCAGGTGTCACCAGAGTGTGGCTATTTCCCCGCTCACATGGGCACTGATAGCCatgggggatttgggggctTTTTAGGAGGTGATTTGGGGTCTGTAAGAGCTCCAGGGGgtgcctggcagtgccccaaACTCCTCCATTCTTGACGGCTCTCCAGGTGTCACCAGAGCGTGGCTGTGTCCCCACTCTGTCCCCACTGTGTCCTTGCTTGGATGGGCTCTGACAgcacggggtgggggggggggggggcggggtttAAGGGGGGATTTGGTGTATCAGGGGGGTTTGATGTctcggggaggttttggggtctgggaGGGCTCCAGGGGgtgcctggctctgccccaAACTCCTCAATCCTTGAGGCCTCTCTGGGTGCCACCAGAGCGTGGCCATGTCCCCACTgtgtccccgcagtgtccctGCTTGGATGGGCACTGACATCactgggcggggggggggggggggggggcggtgtttggggtggttttggggttttttggaggcAGTAGAAGCTGAGGGAGAGGATTGGGGGTCTCAGGGATCTCTCACCTGCAGGACACCCCCTCCCAGCAGTGAGGACAGAGCAGCCACAGTGATGCATGAGGTGCCGTAGGTGAGAGCTGTGGGAATATGGGATTTATGGGATAGGcaaggcagggatgggatgggatgggatgggatgggatgggatgggatgggatgggatgggatgggatgggatgggatgggatgggatgggatgggatgggatgggagagcCTGGCACATCCCAGGTTGGGGTGACACATCTCTCTGGGGGTGACACATCCctgtgggcctgatatttcAGAGTCTcaagagattttagcctgctagcacTGCTAACTGTTTCCCgagggaaaagttctcaagaaagcctcttctcaaaacaactatcctttttcaaaacaatctttctccaggtggtgttctgctgtttctctagtttcaccagtgggattagagaggtgttgttCCTAGTCACCGATCATGTTAAGTctatcagaacaccttataaaaggtagtaagaattagacaataaagccttctgaaatacttggagtcttttgactttctttcatgtcctacagCGACACATCCCCATATAGGTAACACATCCCTGTGGGGGTGACAGATCTCTGTGGGGGTGACACATCCGAGGATGAGGTGACACATCCAAGGTTGGGGTGACACATCCCTGTGGGGGTGACACGTCCCCATGGAGGTGACACATCCCCTTGGAGATAACATGTCCCTATGGGGTGGCCACAGGCCGGTGGCACTCACAGAGCCCCTTGGAGATCAGCGTCAGCCGCTTCGGGGACAGCGCCGGCAGCTGTGGCCTCACCAAGTCCTCAACGGTGACAGCAGCCATGGCGTTGATGGAGGTGGAAGCCGTGCTGGGGACCAGGGGACAACACTACCCTCAGCCCCAGGGGGACAGCGGGGCATGGGGACAGCAGAGTGACGGCACTGGGAACAGGGGTGTGACATCACAGGGAATGGGGGACCATGGTATGGGGATAGCTGTGTGACAGCatggggaatggggacagggtCTGGGGACAGCGGTGTGATTATCATGGGGAATGGGGACGGGGTGTGACATCATAAGGGACAGAGAAAGTGGTGTGACAtcacagggaatggggacattGGTATGACATCACAACACACAGGGACGAGGTGTGTGAcatcacagccagcagggacaggacaggagtgTGATGTCATAGCCAACTGGGATAGGAACAACAATGTGATGTCACAAGGGTGTCACCCCCTACCAGGGGTCCCTGGGGTGGGTGTGGGCCCCCCCCCCCGAGGGTGCCCCCCTCACCTGAGGGTGCCGCTGTAGGCACAAGCCAGGAACAGCCCAGGAACCCCCGGGCTGCTCTTGAAGATGTCCAGCACTAGGTAAGGCATGTACTGCGGGGACACCAGGTGAGGTGGCAGGACCaccagggacaccccaaaaacACCTGGGACCACCCAAAACCCTATCACATTGCCTCGAGGGTCCTGGAGGGGGGGGTAAGAACCcagggaccccaaaacctcctggAAACCCCCCAAACTCCCATCACACTGCCTCAGGGGTCTTGGAAGGGGATAGGACACCAAggaaccccaaaaccccctgaGAACCCCCCCGAACTCCCATCGCATGGCTTCAGGGGTCCTGGAGGGGACAGGATACCAGGGGAGCCCAAAACACCCTGGGACCACCCCCCCCAACTCCCACCCTAAACCCCAAATTCCCTAAATCCCCCCCCAAGATGCTAGAAGGGGATAAAACCCTAGAGGACCATAAAACCCCCTCTAACTCCACTGTCTTGGGGGGTCCTGGAGGTATCCAGACCCTGAGGAATCCCAAAACCCCCACTGTGACTCCGGAGAGTCCTGGAAGGGGGCAGGACCCCaagggaccccaaaaccccctctTGACCCCAAGAGACCCCAATCCCCAATGTGACCCTGCTGCCTGGGAGGTCCTGGAAGGGAACAGAACCCCAAAACCCTCTCTGACCCCACTGCCTTGTGGGATCCTGGAGGGATCAAGATCCCatgggaccccaaaaccccttATGTGCCTTCAGGGAGTCCTGGAAGGGatggaaaggaaacagaaaaaagggaaaagggaaagaaaaaggacccTTAAACcccctctgaccctgtgggaCCCCAAACCCCCACTGTGGGGTCTCACCTGGTCAGGTGCGGCAATGGCTCCGGCCAGCAGCGGGTCACAGTGGCCATAGAGCGCGAACATGATGAGCCCGCAGGCCACGGCACTGGCCACAATGCAGAACAGCCCCGCCTGATTGACCAGTAGAGCCCTGCAGGAGCCGTGCCGTCAGGGGTCCTGGCAGGGGCACGGACACCAGgccaggtcctggcaggggctgaggtGTTATACAGGGTTCCACAAAGGGGTTCAAGGTCCTTGCAGGGTATGTTTAGTGCTGTCAGGTCAGTTTGGGGTCCAAAAAGAGGCTGTGCCAGGTCCTTGCAGAGCACTATGGCTGCACAGGCAGGGGACAAAGCTGCACCCAGAGCATCCCCTCCACCCTGTAAGCCCCCAGAGCGGGATTCGGCCAATTCCCGGGATCCAGCTGATGCCCTGGATCCACAGCAGGATCCAGACAATTCCTGGGATCCAGAGTGGGATCTGGACACCCCAGGATCCACCCCAGGATCCAGCCGATCCCTGGGATCCTGAGCAGGATCCAGCCAGTTCCCAGGATCCAGCAGATTCTTGGGATCCCAAGCAGCCCTGGACAATCCCCAGGATCCAGAGTGGGATTTAGCCAATTCCTGGGATCTAGCCAATCCCCGGGATCCAGCACTCACATCTTGGCTTCCCGCTCGCTCCTGCAGGCCACGTAGCGCTGCACCTGGGCCTGGTTGACGCCATACATGGAGAGCCACAGCAGCGTGCCACCCATCACGAACGTCCACACCGTGTAACGACTTCGCGGGTCCAGGCTGAAACTGGGGGGCACAGGATAGGAGTgaccccaaaacccagcacaggggcagatGGGATGGGAGTGAACCCACAacagggggagaggggatgggagTGATCCCTGAACACCCAGGCCAGGGGCTTAGAAGCGCCCACACCCCGCGGAGCTTGGAGGGGACACAGTGACCCCCCAGGAGCCCGGGACTGGTGGGAGGggtcctgcagggctggggggtggTCCTCACTCTGCAAAGTTGAGCCTGGAGCCATTGGCGGCGATGCTCAGCACCTCGGCGGGACCCCCCACCAGCAGTACCCCGCGGATGGTGATGGCGACAAAACCCGAGAGCATCACAAACACCTGGAACACGTCGGTCCAGATGACAGCCTTCATCCCACCCTGCGCCACAGCAAGCGGGGCTGAGCACCAGGGACCCCCGGAGACCCCCAGCCCCAtgctgccctgtgccacagTGAGTGGGGCTGAGCACCGGGGACCCCCCAGACCTCCCACAGGACACCCTGATAGTCTTGCAGGGCTGTAGGGGGACACAGTGACACCTCAGACCCTCgggacaggaggggaggggTCCTCCCACACTCACGATGGTGGTGTAGAAGGTGCAGATGACCCCCGTGGACAGCAGGGATGCCCAAATATCCAGCCCGGTGactggaggagaagggaaggtgcTGAGGTGGGGGGGATTGTCACCTGGgggggtgggacagggcaggggagcGGCCCCCCCGCACCGCCACACCTTGGTTTAGGATCAGGGAGGGCGCGTAGATAACGATCCCGGTGTAGAGCATCTGCAGAAATAGGAGTGGGGGTCACCGCCCTGTCCCATCGCAGGTGACACCACAAgctctgggcagtgacaccGCGGGGACGGAGCCGGGAAAACATCGCAGTTTGCCCCGCAAACAGCGTTCCCGCCGCGCTCCGCTCGCTCCGAGCCAGGCAAAACATTGAGGGCGCTTCCCGTGGACTCTGAGGGCAGCGCGGCCACTCCGACTCCCCGCCGTTGTCCCCGCGCTGTTGCCAAGCTCGTTGCATACGCACCGTGGCCACCACGTACTGCACGGTCCCGCACAGCCGCACACTCCTGCTGAAGCGCCGCTCCAGGTACTGCGACA
The window above is part of the Hirundo rustica isolate bHirRus1 unplaced genomic scaffold, bHirRus1.pri.v3 scaffold_61_arrow_ctg1_1, whole genome shotgun sequence genome. Proteins encoded here:
- the CCDC124 gene encoding coiled-coil domain-containing protein 124 isoform X1 yields the protein MPKKFQGENSKSAAARARRAEAKAAAEARRQQELEDELWKDEDKHVLRKEQRKEEREKRRLEQVERRKELQRLLEEEDSKLKGKTPKQGNPGKITRAQIEENVRKEQQQKENADAAVEKEKSHLELPLEENLNRRVPEEGAVEARSIEDAIAALSVSQPLERHPERRLRAAFAAFEELQLPRLKRDNPNMRLSQLRQLLKKEWMKSPENPMNQRHKAYNSHK
- the SLC5A5 gene encoding sodium/iodide cotransporter gives rise to the protein MPAPQGPPAVQDLTFSLWDYGVFALMLLISTGIGLFHGLAKGGQKTSEDFFTGGRRMSALPVGLSLSASFMSAIQVLGVPAEAFRYGAKFLWMCLAQLINSALTAQLFLPVFYRLGLTSTYEYLERRFSRSVRLCGTVQYVVATMLYTGIVIYAPSLILNQVTGLDIWASLLSTGVICTFYTTIGGMKAVIWTDVFQVFVMLSGFVAITIRGVLLVGGPAEVLSIAANGSRLNFADFSLDPRSRYTVWTFVMGGTLLWLSMYGVNQAQVQRYVACRSEREAKMALLVNQAGLFCIVASAVACGLIMFALYGHCDPLLAGAIAAPDQYMPYLVLDIFKSSPGVPGLFLACAYSGTLSTASTSINAMAAVTVEDLVRPQLPALSPKRLTLISKGLSLTYGTSCITVAALSSLLGGGVLQGSFTVMGVISGPLLGAFVLGMFVPRCGTAGVLGGLAVGLALSLWVAIGATLYPPSAATMGVLPSSSTLCPPRNVTNATSGTALPTLPPEPLRPSILGEFYSVSYLYYGALGTLGTMGTGALLSLLPGPAQESHRPQGVLWWDIIRATTLDIPKGDNSPGDEDKARVTQVLLEKPDGEGTAPCDPPRGGTVTETDV
- the CCDC124 gene encoding coiled-coil domain-containing protein 124 isoform X2, producing the protein MPKKFQGENSKSAAARARRAEAKAAAEARRQQELEDELWKDEDKHVLRKEQRKEEREKRRLEQVERRKELQRLLEEEDSKLKGKTPKQGNPGKITRAQIEENVRKEQQQKENADAVEKEKSHLELPLEENLNRRVPEEGAVEARSIEDAIAALSVSQPLERHPERRLRAAFAAFEELQLPRLKRDNPNMRLSQLRQLLKKEWMKSPENPMNQRHKAYNSHK